In one Steroidobacteraceae bacterium genomic region, the following are encoded:
- a CDS encoding efflux RND transporter permease subunit, translating into MRQISAWAIRNPVSPVVLFVVLTFVGIVSFIRLPINQDPDVTFPFVTVSVTQPGAAPAELEAQVTQKIEGSVASVMGVRNIVSIAREGNTWMNIEFELGTPLDRAVNDVRDAVAKIRADLPEGINEPVVQRMDMDGGAIAYYAVGSTAMSQQDLSWFVDNTISKRLLSIDGVAQASRGGGVDREMRVLLDPSRMQALGITAVEVNNQLRQRNVDAAGGRVQVGGGEQAIRVLGGAGSAEQLSEVQIAVAGGRNVRLGDIADVRDSVAERRTISRWNGREATNFGVFKARGSSDVATLGRVEAELAKIRTQFPDVRITRVFTTVDHTMASYHSALWTLFEGALLAVVVVFLFLRDWRSTALSALAIPLSAIPTFAFMQWMGFTLNGVTLLALSLVAGVLVDDAIVEIENIVRHMRMGKDGYRAALEAADEIGLAVVATSSTIIAVFLPVSFMSGIVGQYFKQFGLTVAAAVFFSLLVARLITPLLAAYFLKPHENLRSADGPIMERYLQLLKWCALHRWRTVAAGTGFFAVSIVALAMLPQTFIPPGDFGTSQLNIELPPGVLLDDTARVSDQLAKIIRKQPEVTDVIESIGDNDEVRRATQYITLLPRHEREASQLQFERRVIDELKTIPDVRVSFNSQSMGLGRDISIYLTGDDPKLLEDTAHQVIREMRELPQVRDPRINGDYKRPEILVRPRQEIAAELGVSAAAISQTIRIATIGELPQNAAKFSLSDRQIPIRVTLQESSRQDLSTLENLPVPTSSGTTVPLKAVADLSFGLGPTTVRRYNQSRRLALEADLNGVQLSEAMKAINNMPTMKNLPTGIRKVDVGQAEFMADMFMSFILAMAAGVLMVFAVLVLLFVRVFQPITILSALPLSIGGAAMALFLTGNPFSMPVVIGILMLMGIVAKNSILLVDFAIEEIRAGRNRLDALIEAGHKRARPIVMTTVAMVAGMLPAALNLHGNGEFRSPMAIAVIGGLLTSTALTLVVVPAAFTIIDDFERWLAPRFRKALVHKGEPSVGTRPQSEPLG; encoded by the coding sequence ATGAGGCAGATCTCGGCCTGGGCGATTCGCAATCCGGTCAGTCCGGTCGTGTTGTTCGTCGTCCTGACTTTCGTCGGAATCGTTTCATTCATTCGATTGCCGATCAACCAGGATCCGGACGTGACTTTTCCGTTCGTCACGGTCAGCGTCACCCAGCCGGGTGCCGCGCCGGCGGAACTCGAGGCACAGGTAACCCAGAAAATCGAAGGTTCGGTCGCCAGCGTGATGGGCGTGCGCAACATCGTATCCATCGCGCGCGAAGGCAACACCTGGATGAACATCGAATTCGAGCTCGGTACGCCGCTCGACCGCGCCGTCAATGACGTGCGTGATGCGGTAGCGAAGATACGCGCCGATCTTCCTGAAGGCATCAATGAACCGGTCGTCCAGCGAATGGACATGGACGGCGGCGCCATCGCTTATTATGCCGTAGGCAGTACGGCCATGAGCCAGCAGGACCTCAGCTGGTTCGTCGACAACACCATCAGCAAGCGCTTGTTATCGATCGACGGTGTCGCCCAGGCCTCGCGCGGCGGCGGTGTCGATCGCGAGATGCGCGTCCTTCTCGACCCGTCGCGAATGCAGGCCCTTGGCATAACCGCGGTCGAGGTCAACAACCAGTTACGGCAACGCAATGTCGATGCGGCCGGCGGACGCGTGCAGGTCGGTGGCGGCGAACAGGCGATTCGCGTACTCGGCGGCGCGGGCTCGGCGGAGCAGCTTTCGGAAGTGCAGATCGCCGTTGCCGGCGGGCGCAATGTGCGCCTGGGCGACATCGCGGATGTTCGCGACAGCGTCGCCGAGCGGCGCACGATTTCGCGCTGGAATGGCCGCGAGGCGACCAACTTCGGTGTATTCAAGGCACGTGGGTCCTCGGATGTCGCCACCCTCGGGCGCGTCGAAGCTGAGCTTGCCAAGATTCGCACGCAATTCCCTGACGTACGCATCACGCGTGTTTTCACGACCGTCGATCATACGATGGCAAGCTACCACTCGGCGCTCTGGACGCTGTTCGAAGGTGCGCTGCTTGCGGTCGTGGTGGTGTTCCTGTTCCTGCGCGACTGGCGGTCCACGGCCCTGTCGGCCCTGGCCATACCTTTGTCGGCGATCCCGACTTTCGCCTTCATGCAGTGGATGGGCTTTACGTTGAATGGCGTGACGCTGCTCGCACTCTCGCTGGTCGCGGGCGTGCTGGTCGACGATGCCATTGTCGAGATCGAGAACATCGTACGCCACATGCGCATGGGTAAGGACGGCTATCGCGCGGCGCTCGAAGCTGCGGACGAAATCGGCCTTGCGGTGGTGGCAACCTCATCGACCATCATTGCGGTATTCCTTCCGGTCAGTTTCATGAGCGGCATCGTCGGGCAATATTTCAAGCAATTCGGATTGACGGTTGCTGCGGCAGTGTTTTTCTCGTTGCTGGTAGCGCGCCTCATTACACCGCTGCTCGCGGCATATTTCCTGAAGCCACACGAGAATCTCCGTTCGGCCGATGGACCGATCATGGAGCGCTATTTGCAGCTGCTCAAATGGTGCGCCCTGCATCGCTGGCGCACAGTCGCGGCCGGTACCGGTTTCTTCGCAGTCTCCATCGTGGCGCTCGCGATGTTGCCCCAGACCTTCATACCGCCGGGCGATTTTGGGACTTCGCAGTTGAACATCGAGTTGCCGCCCGGGGTCTTGCTCGATGACACGGCGCGCGTGTCCGATCAACTCGCCAAAATCATCCGCAAGCAGCCCGAAGTCACCGATGTCATCGAGTCGATCGGTGACAACGACGAAGTGAGGCGCGCGACGCAGTACATAACCCTGCTCCCGCGACACGAGCGCGAAGCCAGCCAGCTGCAGTTCGAGCGTCGGGTCATCGATGAACTCAAGACGATTCCCGACGTGCGAGTCAGCTTCAATAGCCAGTCAATGGGACTCGGGCGCGATATTTCGATCTACCTCACCGGCGACGATCCGAAACTCCTCGAGGACACGGCGCACCAGGTCATTCGCGAGATGCGCGAGCTGCCGCAAGTCCGCGACCCGCGCATCAATGGCGATTACAAACGACCGGAAATCCTGGTGCGGCCACGGCAGGAGATTGCCGCCGAGCTTGGCGTTTCGGCTGCAGCAATATCCCAGACCATTCGAATCGCGACCATCGGTGAGCTGCCGCAGAACGCTGCCAAGTTCTCGCTCTCGGACCGCCAGATTCCAATCCGGGTAACCCTCCAGGAGAGCTCTCGGCAGGACCTGTCGACACTGGAGAACCTTCCCGTTCCAACCAGTTCGGGTACGACAGTACCATTGAAAGCAGTCGCCGACCTCAGTTTCGGACTTGGGCCGACGACAGTGCGACGCTACAACCAGAGTCGCCGCCTCGCGCTCGAGGCCGATCTCAATGGCGTGCAGTTGAGCGAGGCGATGAAGGCCATCAACAACATGCCGACCATGAAGAACCTTCCTACTGGCATACGCAAGGTGGACGTGGGTCAGGCGGAATTCATGGCCGATATGTTCATGAGCTTCATCCTTGCGATGGCGGCGGGTGTGCTGATGGTCTTCGCCGTGCTGGTATTGCTTTTCGTCAGGGTATTCCAGCCAATTACCATTCTCTCTGCATTGCCACTGTCCATCGGTGGTGCTGCCATGGCGCTGTTCCTGACCGGAAATCCGTTTTCAATGCCGGTTGTAATCGGCATCCTGATGTTGATGGGAATCGTTGCCAAGAATTCCATCCTGTTGGTGGATTTTGCGATCGAGGAAATTCGCGCAGGCCGCAACAGACTCGATGCCCTGATCGAAGCGGGGCACAAGCGGGCACGTCCCATCGTGATGACAACGGTCGCGATGGTTGCAGGCATGCTGCCAGCAGCGCTCAATCTGCACGGCAATGGCGAGTTTCGCTCGCCCATGGCCATAGCCGTCATCGGCGGCCTGCTCACCTCCACGGCGCTGACGCTGGTGGTGGTGCCCGCGGCATTCACCATCATCGACGATTTCGAGCGCTGGCTCGCCCCACGCTTCCGCAAGGCGCTGGTTCACAAGGGCGAGCCATCGGTTGGCACGCGCCCGCAGTCGGAACCGCTTGGCTGA
- a CDS encoding efflux RND transporter periplasmic adaptor subunit, whose product MNTQFEDRSDAADRVTELKRYLPDNPVAGPSGGWLPGLSTTQRRIVIAAVVALLLVLIAWAVMRSGAGAAGKGMAATDDRPLITVISASPKSFAATVSVTGTISARFDMPISAEGEGGRVAALLVEAGDRVRKGQVLARLDMSVLRPQVASLAAALEESRASSSLATADYERAQAVAGTGALSAEEVERRRSSALAAAAKVKVAEAQLAEARARMGRAEIRAPDDGIVLTRSAEIGQTVSAGSGPLFRLARDGEVELRGQIAEKDMPQLRPDQPVRVFITGVDQPFDGRVRLVGAVIDPATRLGEVRVALPSHADLRPGAFARGEITVDQSTTPVLPQTAVLADEDGTYVMIVDAQNKVAKRQVRTGGTRSGGVVINTGLKGDERVVATAAAFLREGEEVRIADEPVQADEPAQPGGGES is encoded by the coding sequence GTGAACACTCAATTCGAAGACCGTTCGGATGCGGCCGACCGCGTGACCGAACTCAAACGCTATCTGCCGGACAACCCCGTGGCGGGGCCGTCCGGGGGCTGGCTGCCCGGACTCAGTACGACGCAGCGGCGCATCGTCATCGCCGCCGTGGTTGCCTTGTTGCTGGTGCTCATCGCCTGGGCCGTCATGCGCAGTGGCGCGGGTGCGGCGGGCAAGGGCATGGCTGCGACAGATGATCGGCCGCTCATTACCGTCATTTCGGCCAGCCCGAAGAGTTTTGCGGCGACCGTCAGCGTGACCGGCACGATCAGCGCCCGGTTCGACATGCCGATCAGTGCCGAAGGCGAGGGTGGCCGTGTCGCTGCGCTCCTGGTCGAGGCGGGAGATCGCGTGCGCAAGGGCCAGGTACTGGCGCGCCTCGACATGTCCGTGTTGCGGCCGCAGGTGGCAAGTCTTGCCGCGGCACTCGAGGAGTCGCGCGCATCCTCATCGCTCGCAACGGCAGATTATGAGCGCGCGCAGGCCGTGGCGGGTACGGGCGCATTGTCTGCCGAGGAAGTCGAGCGGCGGCGTTCCAGCGCTCTGGCGGCAGCCGCCAAGGTCAAGGTTGCCGAAGCACAGCTCGCCGAGGCGCGAGCGCGCATGGGGCGAGCCGAAATCCGTGCCCCCGACGATGGCATTGTCCTTACCCGCTCGGCGGAAATCGGCCAGACGGTATCGGCGGGCAGCGGGCCGCTGTTTCGCCTCGCGCGTGACGGCGAAGTCGAATTGCGCGGACAGATTGCCGAGAAGGACATGCCACAGTTGCGACCCGACCAGCCTGTGCGGGTCTTCATAACCGGCGTCGACCAGCCTTTCGATGGCCGGGTGCGGCTGGTTGGTGCCGTCATCGATCCTGCGACCCGGCTCGGCGAGGTGCGTGTTGCTTTGCCATCGCATGCCGACCTTCGACCGGGCGCATTCGCCCGCGGCGAGATCACGGTGGACCAGTCGACGACACCGGTACTGCCGCAGACTGCCGTACTTGCCGACGAGGACGGTACCTACGTCATGATCGTCGATGCACAAAACAAGGTTGCCAAGCGCCAGGTGCGCACAGGCGGTACGCGTTCGGGTGGCGTCGTGATCAACACTGGCCTGAAGGGTGACGAACGCGTCGTCGCGACGGCGGCTGCTTTCCTGCGCGAAGGCGAGGAAGTGCGTATCGCCGACGAACCGGTACAGGCCGACGAACCGGCACAGCCGGGCGGAGGTGAGTCATGA
- a CDS encoding molybdopterin cofactor-binding domain-containing protein, which translates to MQRRQFIKVAASASGGMLVSCSLPLPGLPDTPPEVAAPQRIDFNAYLQIETDGTVHITCPQSELGQGVLDGLPRLVAEELDADWASVHVHLPQADDALRSPVTKRQRTAASQSVQSYFDVMRQMGATARLQLVSEAAARWGITVDACRTEASQVIDEATGRKFGYGELCTAAALRSAGTPVLKDRSQYRLLGTRQPRKDTPGKCDGSAEFGLDLQLPGLRYAVVRRSTAVAATVKDYDKEAALALPGVEALVALREGVAVIADSTYRAMRAAAALRIEFDESASAMVDSDAWTDEVRRALDDQSRARPGRQIFSPRAYDVERTRQIFDKASRRLSYEYSVPFLAHAAMEPLNATVLVGDGKVEIWAPTQQPDRLRDLAATMCDVDVANVRVNVLLAGGGFGRKHDLDFTRQAIEIALARPGTPIKLTWTREQDFQHDRYRPGYGARFEVALDSRNKVTSLRARSAGIDVWKSIYGTPFKGMADPISVTLLINDMYDLPDSYSDFVAVDWPVPVGTWRSVSSSMNCFFFESALDELALDLGKDPLQLRLDWLAQQPRAQRVLQLVADRAGWSQTLPAGQGRGIAFSPGFGSFCAAAIRVGVAGNRLSIAEVHLAIDCGLALDPGTVEAQLEGGAVFGLTAAIDGEILFSQGRSRASNFNLAPIMRMAQLPPINVHIVPGEAGPGGVGEAGVPPVAPALANAIAAAGGKRPRSLPVASAGYRFV; encoded by the coding sequence ATGCAGCGACGGCAATTCATCAAGGTGGCGGCCAGCGCGAGCGGCGGGATGCTGGTCAGTTGTTCGTTGCCGCTACCCGGGCTACCTGATACGCCGCCGGAAGTTGCTGCCCCACAACGTATCGACTTCAACGCCTACTTGCAGATCGAGACCGATGGTACCGTTCATATCACCTGTCCGCAGTCCGAACTCGGTCAGGGTGTCCTCGACGGTCTGCCGCGGCTGGTCGCCGAGGAGCTCGATGCCGACTGGGCGAGCGTGCATGTCCACCTGCCCCAGGCCGACGATGCATTGCGCAGCCCCGTAACCAAACGCCAGCGCACGGCTGCGAGTCAATCGGTGCAGAGTTACTTCGATGTGATGCGCCAGATGGGTGCCACCGCGCGCCTGCAACTCGTCAGTGAGGCTGCCGCGCGTTGGGGTATCACGGTTGACGCCTGCCGGACCGAAGCGTCCCAGGTCATCGATGAGGCGACCGGGAGAAAGTTCGGCTATGGCGAGCTTTGCACGGCGGCCGCACTGCGTAGCGCAGGCACGCCGGTATTGAAAGACAGGTCGCAATATCGCCTGCTCGGAACGCGTCAGCCGCGCAAGGATACGCCGGGCAAATGCGACGGTTCGGCCGAGTTCGGTCTCGACCTGCAACTGCCGGGCTTGCGTTATGCGGTGGTCAGGCGTTCGACCGCGGTGGCAGCCACCGTGAAGGATTACGACAAGGAGGCAGCCCTGGCGCTGCCAGGCGTCGAAGCGCTGGTTGCGCTTCGCGAGGGCGTGGCAGTCATAGCCGATTCGACCTACCGCGCGATGCGCGCTGCAGCAGCATTGCGGATCGAATTCGACGAGAGTGCGAGTGCCATGGTCGACAGCGACGCCTGGACGGACGAAGTGCGCCGGGCGCTCGACGATCAGTCGCGTGCCAGGCCCGGAAGGCAGATCTTCAGCCCGCGCGCCTACGATGTCGAACGGACGCGGCAGATTTTCGACAAAGCATCGCGCCGCCTCAGCTATGAGTATTCAGTGCCGTTCCTGGCGCATGCGGCGATGGAGCCACTCAACGCCACCGTCCTGGTCGGCGATGGCAAGGTGGAGATCTGGGCGCCGACGCAGCAGCCCGACCGGCTGCGCGATCTGGCCGCGACGATGTGCGATGTCGACGTGGCCAATGTGCGCGTCAACGTGTTGCTCGCGGGCGGAGGATTCGGCCGCAAGCACGACCTCGACTTCACGCGTCAAGCGATCGAGATTGCCCTGGCACGACCGGGCACGCCCATCAAGCTGACCTGGACCCGCGAGCAGGATTTCCAGCACGACCGCTATCGACCAGGCTACGGTGCGCGCTTCGAGGTGGCTCTGGATTCGCGCAACAAGGTGACCAGTCTGCGCGCGCGCAGCGCAGGCATCGACGTGTGGAAGTCGATCTACGGTACGCCATTCAAAGGCATGGCAGATCCGATCTCCGTGACCCTGCTGATCAATGACATGTACGATCTCCCGGACAGCTACAGCGATTTCGTCGCCGTCGACTGGCCGGTGCCCGTCGGTACCTGGCGGTCGGTGTCGAGTTCGATGAATTGCTTTTTCTTCGAAAGCGCGCTCGATGAACTGGCGTTGGATCTCGGCAAGGATCCGCTGCAGTTGCGACTCGATTGGCTCGCGCAGCAGCCCCGCGCGCAGCGGGTGCTTCAGCTGGTGGCCGACAGGGCCGGCTGGTCGCAGACACTGCCCGCCGGTCAGGGACGGGGCATTGCATTCTCGCCAGGCTTCGGCAGCTTTTGCGCTGCCGCAATTCGTGTTGGAGTCGCGGGCAACCGGCTCTCGATCGCCGAAGTGCATCTTGCGATTGACTGCGGCCTTGCACTCGACCCAGGGACGGTCGAAGCACAGCTCGAAGGCGGCGCGGTGTTTGGGCTCACGGCGGCGATCGATGGCGAGATTCTCTTCTCGCAGGGGCGCTCCCGAGCGAGCAATTTCAATCTTGCGCCGATCATGCGCATGGCACAGCTGCCACCGATCAATGTGCACATCGTTCCGGGTGAGGCTGGACCTGGCGGTGTCGGCGAAGCGGGTGTACCGCCGGTGGCTCCGGCGCTCGCCAATGCCATTGCCGCTGCTGGCGGCAAGCGGCCACGCAGCCTGCCGGTGGCATCCGCCGGTTATCGATTCGTCTAG
- a CDS encoding phosphoenolpyruvate carboxylase — translation MNREQIQFPPQHAALRDDVHLLGGMVGEIVREQGGDALFALVEGDRRTAIRRRGGDSNAAVDLAVRVKARPPTEARDLVRAFSLWFQAVNLAEKVHRIRRRREYFLADTTRPQPGGVQAAFEKLKRAGLDFDAVLALLRRLRIEPVFAAHPTESTRRTVLRRQLRVAQLLFDRIDPTLTPPEEHTLCEQIRSELTTAWQTEEYPRERLMVADEREHVLFYLVEVLYRIVPGFYEEIATAMQRTFAREVDALDLPSILSFGTWVGGDMDGNPDVNAKTIRETLARQKRVVINAYFGECQALAEKLSQSAGRVGVSADLAQRLDEYSRLFPAARSAVPARHDRMPYRAWFLQVAERLRRTYDGASNAYESADQFRIDINLAAASLKDNRGTHAGYFAVSRLLRRIDTFGFHLATLDVRQHSDVHHAVLANGLALSDWQSSPTARRHDYLVDAIERDLGPRVELSALGRRTLAVFDAMLMARKQYGEAAVGYYIVSGARHADDVLAPLLLARWAEAYDRGSGQVPIDIAPLFESIDSLEGCGETIGILLADRVYRAHLAARDRTQCALVGYSDSNKEAGICASRFAVLRAQQTLASRLHMAQDELVVFHARGGSIARGGDRIDELVRSVPTEAVGGVLRFTEQGEIVNQNYGLRPIALRTMERAFHSLAESLAGRETAAAANAEAKRQEMAQHLARTSAVFYRGQVHANKDFQAFFEQATPIDVIERMQIGSRLARREQVAGLAGLRAVPWVFAWSQPRYMLPGWFAAGTGLKALLEATGIERLRETYASWPFFHNMVDDVEIMLARADLAIAEQYLPLVSKTLRSQHEIIKREFDLARLMILQIKDCAELLDSDQTQQRAVQLRNPYVDPMNLMQVDLLQRWRESDRQDRDLFAALLASISGIAQGLQTTG, via the coding sequence ATGAACCGCGAGCAGATCCAGTTCCCGCCCCAGCATGCGGCCTTGCGCGACGATGTGCACCTGCTCGGCGGCATGGTCGGCGAAATCGTCCGCGAGCAGGGTGGCGATGCGCTTTTCGCGCTGGTCGAAGGCGACCGTCGCACCGCCATTCGCCGTCGTGGCGGTGATTCCAATGCGGCGGTGGACCTTGCCGTTCGGGTCAAAGCACGGCCGCCTACCGAGGCGCGCGACCTCGTGCGCGCGTTTTCGTTGTGGTTTCAGGCCGTCAACCTTGCGGAAAAGGTTCATAGAATCCGCCGCCGCCGCGAGTATTTTCTTGCCGACACCACCCGTCCCCAGCCCGGTGGCGTGCAGGCGGCGTTCGAGAAGCTCAAGCGCGCAGGACTCGATTTCGACGCGGTGCTGGCGCTGCTGCGCCGGCTGCGCATCGAGCCCGTGTTTGCAGCGCACCCTACCGAATCCACACGACGTACTGTGCTGCGCCGCCAGTTGCGGGTGGCGCAGCTGTTGTTCGATCGCATCGATCCGACACTCACGCCGCCCGAGGAGCACACGCTGTGTGAACAGATACGCAGTGAGCTCACGACGGCCTGGCAGACCGAGGAGTATCCACGCGAGCGGCTCATGGTCGCCGATGAGCGCGAGCACGTGCTCTTCTACCTGGTCGAGGTGCTTTACCGAATCGTCCCGGGATTCTATGAAGAAATCGCGACGGCGATGCAGCGCACTTTTGCCCGCGAGGTCGACGCGCTTGATCTGCCCTCGATATTGTCTTTCGGCACCTGGGTGGGCGGCGACATGGACGGCAATCCGGACGTCAACGCCAAGACGATACGCGAAACCCTGGCTCGCCAGAAGCGCGTCGTCATCAACGCCTATTTCGGTGAGTGCCAGGCACTGGCAGAAAAACTCTCGCAGAGCGCAGGCCGCGTCGGCGTGTCCGCCGACCTTGCGCAGCGACTCGACGAGTATTCGCGATTGTTTCCGGCGGCGCGTTCAGCGGTGCCGGCGCGGCATGACCGCATGCCCTATCGCGCGTGGTTCCTGCAGGTCGCTGAGCGGCTGCGGCGCACGTACGACGGCGCATCCAATGCCTACGAAAGCGCCGATCAGTTCAGGATCGACATCAACCTGGCTGCTGCGAGCCTCAAGGACAACCGCGGCACCCATGCCGGCTATTTTGCGGTGAGCCGGTTGCTGCGCCGAATCGATACTTTTGGGTTTCACCTGGCGACGCTCGATGTACGCCAGCACAGCGACGTGCACCACGCGGTGCTGGCCAATGGCCTCGCCCTGAGCGACTGGCAGTCCTCGCCGACAGCCAGGCGCCACGACTATCTGGTGGATGCCATCGAACGCGATCTCGGGCCGCGCGTTGAACTTTCGGCGCTCGGGCGGCGCACGCTCGCTGTGTTCGACGCCATGTTGATGGCGCGCAAACAATATGGCGAGGCTGCGGTCGGCTACTACATTGTGAGTGGCGCGCGGCATGCGGACGACGTTCTGGCACCGCTCCTGTTGGCGCGCTGGGCGGAGGCCTACGATCGCGGCAGCGGCCAGGTGCCCATCGACATCGCACCGCTGTTCGAGTCCATCGACAGCCTCGAGGGCTGCGGCGAGACGATCGGCATCCTGCTCGCCGATCGCGTCTATCGCGCCCACCTGGCTGCCCGCGATCGCACGCAGTGTGCACTGGTCGGTTACTCGGACAGCAATAAGGAAGCCGGCATCTGCGCGTCGCGCTTCGCAGTACTTCGGGCACAGCAGACGCTCGCGTCGCGGCTGCACATGGCGCAGGACGAGCTCGTGGTCTTCCATGCGCGCGGCGGCAGCATAGCGCGGGGAGGTGATCGCATCGACGAGCTGGTACGGTCCGTGCCGACCGAAGCGGTCGGTGGTGTCCTGCGTTTCACCGAGCAGGGCGAAATCGTCAACCAGAACTATGGCCTCCGGCCGATTGCGCTGCGCACCATGGAGCGGGCGTTTCACTCGCTGGCCGAATCGCTCGCCGGCAGGGAAACCGCCGCGGCTGCGAATGCCGAGGCCAAACGGCAGGAAATGGCCCAGCACCTCGCGCGCACTTCGGCCGTTTTCTATCGCGGGCAAGTCCACGCCAACAAGGACTTCCAGGCGTTCTTTGAACAGGCGACACCTATCGATGTCATCGAGCGCATGCAGATCGGCTCGCGACTTGCCCGGCGGGAACAGGTGGCCGGCCTTGCGGGCCTGCGTGCCGTACCCTGGGTGTTTGCCTGGTCGCAGCCGCGTTACATGTTGCCCGGATGGTTCGCTGCCGGCACTGGGCTCAAGGCCCTGCTCGAGGCGACAGGCATCGAGCGACTGCGCGAGACGTACGCGTCCTGGCCCTTCTTCCACAACATGGTGGACGACGTGGAAATCATGCTCGCGCGCGCGGATCTTGCCATTGCCGAGCAGTACCTGCCGCTGGTTTCGAAGACCCTGCGGTCGCAGCACGAGATCATCAAACGTGAGTTCGATCTCGCACGACTGATGATCTTGCAGATCAAGGATTGTGCCGAGCTGCTCGATTCCGACCAGACCCAGCAGCGTGCAGTGCAACTTCGCAATCCCTATGTCGATCCGATGAATCTGATGCAGGTTGACCTGTTGCAGCGGTGGCGCGAAAGTGATCGCCAGGACCGCGATTTGTTCGCGGCCTTGCTGGCGAGCATCAGCGGCATTGCGCAGGGCCTGCAAACCACTGGCTGA